In uncultured Desulfuromonas sp., the genomic stretch CCAGGACAGTTTGGAGGGAAATTGAACAGGGAAGTTTTGTTTTATTTTGAGATTGGCCAAACGTGTCGTGTCATTTTGAAACGAACGTTCGGCAGGTAAATAAAACGGAGAACCGGGGTGTTTTTTAAAAAAATTATAAGATCTAACCCCCCACAATTTCGACGAAAGTGAGATGAAGTAGAAAGCTCAGTGATGCCACGTAGGGCACAATGCCCACTTTTCTCAGTGGCATTACTCACATTAATATGAGCTATTTGAAAAATTGATCACTTATCAGTAACTTATTGACATATCAGGCCTAAAAGGCTGAGGGAAGATTAGAAAGAACATCGTTATTGAAAGCTGTTTTTTACCGGTATGAAACTTGCAGAATAGTCTTTCGATTAGACTTATACATCTTCAGTTCAAAGGAGAACGACATATGACGTTGCGAAAGCAGATTACAGAGATTTTAGGTACTCAGATCCTTTTTGCAAACGCCGAAAAAGATAAGCTGACAAAAAAGCGATGGCAAGAGATCCTTCGCTGCAAAGAAGAGTTTTTAAACAACCCCTCCGCTGATCCCAGCGACTATCCCTGTATGGACAAAGATGTCGCAGCCTCCTGGATGCGCTCTCGCAAAATGGGGGTCAATCCTCACAAAGTTGTGACCATCCCCAACGAAGACCAGCTCACCAAACTTCGGGAACAACATCAGCAGCTCATTGAAATCACCTGTGAACAGATCAAACCCTGTAAAGATCAAATGATCACCTGTGGTTACATGTTTTATCTATTCGATAAATCCGGAATGATTCTGTGTCATGAAGGGGTTTGGCTTGAAGACCAGGTTAGCGACTCCGGCTCACGGATCGGCATTCTGGCAAATGAGGAATCCGAAGGGACAACCGCTCACGGACTCTGTTTTCATCTAAAACGTCCCGTTCAATTGATCGGGCCGGAGAATTACTGTGTCCCCCTGCAAAACAGGATTGCCTCGGCAGCACCGATCATGGGAGATGATGGCGAAGTGAAGGCAGCCATCGTCGTGCTCAGCCCCCCGCTGGTCGAAGATCTGGAAGACGACAAGATTAACCACCTGTATATGCACACGCTTGGCCTGATCTCTTCAGTGGCAACCTCGATCGAAACTAAAATCAAGTTGGTGAACCACAATGAGTGTTTAGAAAAATCGCTTCAGGACGCCACAAAGCTCAATGAAGAGCTGAAAAAGGCGAAAGACAGCATGGCAAGTGCTCACGAAAGCCTCACCGCATCTTTTGCTTTTATCGATGAGGGGATGATTGCCGTTGACAATAAAGGCAAAATTCGTCAGATCAACAATGAGGCCATCCGAATTTTCAGGGCGCATCCTGAGGAGATCGGCAATCGAAATCTCAACGAGTTCCTCAGCGCAGATTCTTCCATCATGCACCGTGCGAATAAAGGGGAAAGCTTCACCGTCGATGAGTGCGTCAAGGTCGGCACCAACAAAGCCAGACCCTACAGAATCTCTGTCCGCCCGATCCTGAATCAATACACCAAGAAGCTCGATATCGTCATTCTCAAGTTTATCAGTTGTGAAAAGCTGAACAATGCGCAAAGTAACAGATCGGGGAGATCGGCAACGTACAAGATTGAAGACA encodes the following:
- a CDS encoding sigma 54-interacting transcriptional regulator; amino-acid sequence: MTLRKQITEILGTQILFANAEKDKLTKKRWQEILRCKEEFLNNPSADPSDYPCMDKDVAASWMRSRKMGVNPHKVVTIPNEDQLTKLREQHQQLIEITCEQIKPCKDQMITCGYMFYLFDKSGMILCHEGVWLEDQVSDSGSRIGILANEESEGTTAHGLCFHLKRPVQLIGPENYCVPLQNRIASAAPIMGDDGEVKAAIVVLSPPLVEDLEDDKINHLYMHTLGLISSVATSIETKIKLVNHNECLEKSLQDATKLNEELKKAKDSMASAHESLTASFAFIDEGMIAVDNKGKIRQINNEAIRIFRAHPEEIGNRNLNEFLSADSSIMHRANKGESFTVDECVKVGTNKARPYRISVRPILNQYTKKLDIVILKFISCEKLNNAQSNRSGRSATYKIEDILGESVAIKSTIAQASRFAASPENILLIGESGTGKELFAHSIHNIYRPNGPFMAVNCAALPRELVGSELFGYEGGSFTGAERCGKPGKIELSDGGTLFLDEIGDMPLEHQAILLRSLQDKRVMRIGGNRYKEVDFRLVAATNKDLQKMVEEKTFREDLYYRISVLGIFIPPLRERGKDISLLTRLFIRNYCQRMGWQEPQLSPETEKIINQYKWPGNVRQLQNAIHHAINTTNNNVIEPSNLPGYVLDDTTSPSSAALPRFVGAGDHNLCIKTIEKEAIEAALLRANNCIPTAAEIVGLSRSTLYRKLKDYNITVN